Sequence from the Spirochaetota bacterium genome:
CCACCGGATGACGTTCGAGCCGCGCTCCAGGGGGGTGACCGGGTTCTTGTCGCCCTTCTGGTAGAAAAGCTCGTAGCGCCTCGTGCCCGGGTCATAGCTTATAAAGGCCGCCGATTTTAAAAACATGGACTCCTGCAGCACGTCCACGGACCGCTGGATAATGCTCCGATAATCCCTGAGGCTCTCCACCTCCCGCGTAAACCTGTCTATGATCTCTTCGAAAAGGTACTGTTTGCGCTTGAACGCCTTGTCGATGACCGGCTGGACGTAAATGTAGAACAGGAGGAATATCAGCACCACCGCCCCCGCCACGAGATAGGCGGGGAGCACGCTCATGCCCATGAAATTTCCCTGGTGGCCCGTGACAACCAGGTATATGGGACCGAAAATGGCCGCGGAGATAGCGGTGTACGTCGTAGTTTTATGGATGGCCGTGGTTATGTCCATGAGGCTGTAGGAGATGATGGAGTAGTAGAGCGAACCGATTCCGATGAATGACGCCAGCGAGGGCCCGAGCACGTACATGTCCGCGTAATTGAAGAACCGCGGGAGGATGATCGAGAACACGGCGGCGATCGCCATGGCGACCCCGGTTCCCAGGAACACGAAGCGCATCTGCAGGCGGTAGATCTCGACCTTGGTCCTGATATACTTGATCGTGAAATTGACGATCCCGAACAAGATATAGGCGAACGCGATCGCAGCGTAGATGCCGTAGAAGAACTGGAAATCGCGCACCAGCACACCGTCCTTGAAATACGCCCGCGTGATCGTGAGATCGGTCAGCAGGGCGATCCCCCCTGAGGCGTATGCGGGAAGGATCATGAGCGCAGTATATTTGAAGGGGAACTTTTTCTCGCGCTTGGGAAACACGAACGCGAGTACGAATATTCCGCTGAATGTGATGGAGGTGCCGATCTGCGTGATCCGGTTGATCTGGGTGAGATACGGGGAGTCGGGAAACGCGTAAGTGATGAACATCGTCGAAAGGATCAGGAATCCGCCCAGCACGACATTGCTGTAATAGCGGCTTACCTGGTCGTTCCAGTCCTTGTAAAGGACGAAGATTCCGGAGGAAAGGAGAAGAATTGAAGCGATGAGCGATCCCACCAGACTGAGTGTGTACATCTGTTACCCCCGGGCGGCGCAATGGCAACTCGCGCGCACAAAATCCTTGACCTTTTAGCGAACGACCGTATCATTATGGGCGATCAAGGCATTATTTTTCAATCAAAATACTCAGCGCGAATCCCCGCCGGGAGGAAGATCGATGACGATAAAAAGAACCCGCTACGTGCTCAACAAAAGGCTCCAGTACGCCCTTGCGATGAAGATCGCGCTGGTCCCGCTCGTCACCCTGCTCATCGTCACCGTGATCCTGTTCGCCTATGCCCGCCGAAGCGCAAACTACATAAACGAGATCGTTGGCACGCAGGACGCGATTATCGAGATGTTCCTCACGACCCCGGCGCTCCAGAAAACCGACAACCCGGTGATCAAGACCGGCCAGCAGACCTTCAAGGGGAACATACAAAAGCTCGTCGAGATACGCAGGAACAGCGAGCTGGTCCTGAAAATCATCGTCCTCGCGGCGCTCCTTCAAACCATCATCGTAGTATTCGTGATCATCCGGCTGAGTCATCGCATCACCGGCCCCATCTACGTGATGACGGGGTATCTCCGGGAGCTCCGCGGCGGCGGGGTGCCCCGCCTGCGCCCCCTGCGCAAGCGCGACGAATTCAAGGAGTTTTACGAAGAATTGCGGGACCTGATCACCCGGGTGATTACGGCTAGACCGGCCGAGAAGAAGGGCGGGGCCCGTCCAAAAAAGCGATAGAAACCGGCGGTGCCTGCTCGTTTCGGCTTCGCTCAACGAGCGGGGCTTCGCTCAACGAGCGGGGCTCCGTTCCCTGAGCGGAGTCGAAGGGATTACTGCGACTGGATATTGATCCTGAACCTGACCATGGTGCCCTTGGGCTTTTCAACCTCGGGCGCAGGGGCATCCATCTTGGATTCCTCCATAGCCTTGTCCTTTCTCTTCTCGTCGGCGGCTTCCTTTCCCGCCCCCATCTTCGCGCTCCTGCTCATTGACACCGAAGGCCCGCCGTAATAGCGCGTGCGATGAATTTCACGGGCGACTTCCTCGAATCCGTTCGCGGGCATTTCCCCCTCGATCGCGGAATCCGAAACGGTTATTATGCGCGCATTGTTCCTTTTCAGCATGGAAAGCGTCCGCATGGAATCATAGGCCCCCGAAAGTTCGCGGACCTCGAACCGCGGGAAATCCTGCCGTGCTCCCTCGCGGGGCTGCCTGATCGCGAGGTCCCTGGGGGCTTGTTCCTGTTTCATGCTGATATGGTCCACGCTCAGGGCGAGTATGATCACCGCGGCCACTGCGGAGGTGGGGATGAAGCGCTTGAGGGCGTACATTCTCTGCCTTCGCCGGACGCGCCTCATGGACGCGCGCAGGAGATCGCGCTCCCCCACCGGGTGCAGGCGGTACAGGGACGAGACCATCGCGATCATGCGCCCTATCCCCTCGAACTCCCCACGGCACTCCGCGCACACGCGCAGGTGCGCGCGAACCCGCTCCTCTTCCCCGTGGGTGAGAAGATGGTCGTGCATCTCCGAAAGAACGTCAAAGGGTATATGTTCTTTGTTCATAACACCCCCCGCGCGCCAAGGCGCTTTTTAAGCAGTTCCCTGCCCCGGTGAATCCTTACCTTTACGTTCGACAGGTTTATGCCCAGGACCTTTTCGATTTCATTATACGCCATCCCCTCTATATCCCGGAGGATGAGAATCTCGCGGTAGTCGTCGGGAAGGGCGTACAGCTCCTCCTTTACAATGCGCAGGGAATCGTTGGTGATGACCTCCGCCTCGGGATTCTGCCGCTCGTCGGCGATCTGGATCTCGAACTCGTCCTCGCCCTCTCCCCGCGCGAGCGAGAGCGCCGCATACCGTACCGCCTTTTTCCGGTAATTCCGGCAATAGTTCACCATGATGCTGTAAAACCATGTCGAAAACTTCGACTCCCGCCGGAACGTCGATAGGGATTCAAGAACCATCATGAAAATCTCCTGCGTGATATCGCTGGCCTCATCGCGGTTGTGCACCCTGGAATATGCATATCGGTACACCATCGACTGATACTTCTCGATGATCCCGGCAAAGGCCTCGGTATCGCCCGCGAGGACCCTGTCGAGCACCTGGATATCATGGGAATCTGACATAGGGATGAGTGGAGGGTTACAAAAAAAGGCTAGGAGCCCTTTACCCTCACGAACCTTCTTTTTCCGACTTTAACGATATATTCACCCGGCATGGCAAGCCCGTGCTCCTCGGAGGCCACCTTGTCCCCGTCCACGTACACGCCCCCGCCCTTGATGAGCCTGCGCGCCTCTCCGCTCGACTGGGCGAGCTTCGCGAGGACCAGCGCCTTCACGATCCAGATTTTTCCTTCCTTGATCTCGTCCGCGGGCACTACGAAATCCTCTATCTCATCGGGAAGGTCCTTTTTGACGAATATCTTGTTGAATTCGGCCTCCGCGCGATCGGCCGAGTCCCGGTCGTAGTATTCGGCGCATATCTCCTTCGCGAGCCTGACCTTGGCGTCCCGGGGATGCATCGAGGCGTCCTTCACGGCCTTTTCCAGCGCCTCCACCTCGGCCATGGGCACGTCGGTCACCAGCCGGAAGTAGGGGAACATGATGTCGTCCGATATCGACATGGCCTTGCCGAATATCTCCCGGGGCGATTCGTTGATGCCGATATAATTGCCCAGGGATTTGCTCATCTTCTGCACGCCGTCGGTGCCCACGAGAAGGGGAACCGTCATGATCACCTGGGGCTCCTGCCCGTATTCCCTCTGCAGATCGCGCCCCACGAGCAGGTTGAACTTCTGGTCCGTCCCCCCAAGCTCGATATCCGCCTTGAGCGCGACCGAATCGTATCCCTGAACCAGCGGGTACATGAATTCGAGGATGGTGATGGGCACCCCGGCCTTGTGGCGGTTCGCGAAATCGTCGCGTTCGAGCATCCGGGCGACGTTATATTTGGCGGTAAGTCCCAGCACGTCGGTGAAGGTCATGGGGGAGCACCACTCGGAATTGAAAACGACTTTCGTCTTCTCCCTGTCCAGTATCTTGTACACCTGGCGCTTGTAGGTCTCGGCGTTTTCCAGGACCTGTTCGCGGGTGAGGGGCTTGCGCGTCACCGAGCGGCCCGAGGGGTCGCCTATCATGCCGGTGAAGTCGCCTATGAGGAAGATCACCGTGTGGCCCATCTGCTGGAAGTGCCGCATCTTGCGCAATAGGACCGCGTGTCCCAGGTGGATGTCGGGCGCCGTGGGATCGAAGCCGGCCTTGACGATGAGCGGCTTCTGCTCCCTCTCCGAGCGCTCAAGCTTTTTTTGGAACTCGTCCAGCGGGATGATTTCCTCCGCGCCGCGGACAAGGAGCTCGATATCGTTCTTGATCATGACGCACACCCGGGAATTGGAATCTCGGCGAAGGCCCGCCGGCAAACGATTTATGAAAACACCCGCATTCGCGGCGCTGTCAACGGATATTTAGGGGGTCAATAAATTATTTGGGGGGCGCATCGGCGCCGTCAAGGCTCACGAGCGCTATCGCATGCGCGGTGATTCCCTCGCCCCTTCCCGTGAACCCGAGACCCTCGGTGGTCTTGCCCTTGATCCCGATCGCCGATACCGCCAGTCCTCCCAGCGATCTCGAGAGCGCGTCCTTCATGCGCTCCCGGTGGGGGGCGATTTTAGGCGACTCGCATACGACGACGGAATCGATATTGAGGATGCGCACCCCGGCGGCGGTAAGCGCATCGGACACCCGCTCGAGGAGAACGGTGCTGCGGATGTTTTTGAATTCGGCGGACGAGTCGGGAAACAGATGCCCGATATCGCCCAGTCCCGCGGCGCCCAGGAGGGCGTCTATGATCGCATGTATGAGTACGTCGGCGTCGGAATGCCCGGCGAGGCCCCGGGGGAAGTCGATGAGTGTCCCGCCCAGGTAGAGCGGGCGGTTATCGGCGAACGCGTGCGCATCATAGCCGATCCCCACCCGGATGTTCATGACGGCGGATTAGAACTCGAACATGTCGGAGAGGGAGGAGAGCTTGAGTACGTTCATGACCTTGGAGCTCATCTTGCGGATTTTGAGCGTCTTGCCTTTTTTCTTCTGCAGCTTCAATAAGCTTACCAGCACGCCTATGCCCGAGGAGTCGATATATTCGACGTTCGAAAGATCGAGCTCGATATCCTTGTCGACCGTTTGCCCGATATTGAGAAGCTTCTCCTTGAATTCCTTGATCGTCATCATCTCGATATCGCCGTTTACTACGACGTTGACCTGTCCGTCCTGGTCTTTAATCTCAATATTCATATCCTGTCCCCGATCGATCCCCGTGAGCTGTTTGATGCCACGCTCTATAATCCTTGATCATTGTGATACCATAATAACGCTACAATCAAGTATTTTTTTCAAGGCCCGGATGCAGGGGCCGGTTCGGATTTGTACCGGGACGGAACCCTCAGGGCCGCGCCCGCGCGTCAAAATCCACGATGAGCATGCGCGGGTTGGACCGGCCCCCGTATTCATTGAGTTCCAGGCGATACACCAGGTCTATCGGGCCCCCGGCCGCCTCCTTCATCCGTTCCGCCATCCCCCACCCGACCGCTTCGATTCCCGGATTGTGCGGGAACAGGAATTTCCCGTGCGTCCCCTTCCCGCCAAAGGAGCGGAAATCGACCTCGACATTCCTGGTGAGGAAAAGCGGCTCCTCGCTCATGTGGCCGTAAGGCTCGAAAAGCGCGAGATCGCGCACGAGCTTCGCGGTGACCGCGTCCAGGGACAGCTCCGCGTCGATATGCAGCCCCCGAAGCGCCTCGGATTCCCTGAAGCCCCCGAGGCTCCGTGCGATCCGGTCGCGAATCTCGGGCAGCGAATCGGGCCTCGCCGAAAACCCGAACGCCTGCGCGTGCCCCCCCAGGCGCTCGAAGAGCGCGCCGTGGGGCTCCACCCGCTCGAAAAAGTTGAAGCTGCCGTTCACGCGCCCCGATCCCTTCACGAGCCCGTTCCTGACCCTGCCGGATATCGTGATCACCGCCTTGCCGAACGCGTCCGCGAGGCGGCTCGCCACGAGACCGCACATTCCGTCGGGGATCTCCCCTTCGTCGACGAAGATGAGGGATTCCCCCGCCAGGAATTTCCCCTGCTCCACCCGCGCGCGGAAGTCGTCGCACAGTCCCGTGAGAAGCACGCGCCGCTCCTCGTTCAGCTTCATGATGTCGGCAATCACCGCGGCGAGCCTGGCCTCGTCCGTCTCGAGGAAAAAATCGGCGGTGAGCCTTCCCTGCCCGAATCTCCCGGGCGTATTGAGCAGCGGGGCTATGTTCCACGCCACGTGTTTCGCCCTGAGGGGCTGCGGCGCCTTCTTTCCCGTGTCCCGGGAACCGGGCGGCCATGACATGTTCTTGAGCACCTGGAGTCCCCGGTGCGTCGTGGTGGAAAAGGCCTCCAGTCCCGCGCTCACCAGGGTGCGGTTTTCCCCGCGCAGCGGGACGATGTCCGCTATGGTCCCCAGCGCCACGAGGTCGGTCACCGACTCAAGGAACGCGGCAAGCTTCGAGGACGAGGCGTACTCGTGGGCGTTATAGAGCGCCAGGGCGTGCGCGAGCGGGGAATCGCAGATATCCATGGACCCCCGGCCCGCACCGGGCGCTGCGTCGCGAGACCCGCGCTCGGTTTCGATGAGATCGCGCACCACCGTCCCGGGGAAGAGCCCCCGGATGCGCTCCACCTCCTCCGGCGAACCGAACACGAACGCCTCGTCGAACGGCGGCAAACCCGCGGCGGCCATTTCACCGGGGGTCGCATGGAAGCGCGTCTCCTCCGCGATACGGTTCCTTACCATGGTCGAATATACGCCCGGGCCTTCCGCGGCGCACACAAGGTAGGTCCGATTATGCCTCTGTAGGTAGCTCGCGAGCACCGCGTGGCAGAGCCTGAACGCAACCCCGACCCCGGCGAGCTCCTTGAAGGGGTAAGGACACCCCTTCTGCTTCGGGTTCACGATTATGGCGTCCGGGAGCTCCCCGCCCTGCTCGTGGTGATCGCACACGATGACGTCCATGCCACTGGATTTCGCATAACGTATCTCTTCGATGTCGCGTATCCCCGAATCCAGGGTCACGAGAAGCGTGACGCCCTCCGCGGCGAGCCCGTCGGCCACCTCCCTCGTGAGACCGTAGTCGTCGTCCCCGGCGGGATAGCGCCGCGGCGGCGGCATCACGCGATGCCCGATCTTTTCCAGCAGGCGTATCAGTATCGCGAGCGAGGTGAGGCCGTCTATGTCCGAGTCGGCAAAAATGCCGATCGTCTCCGCCGATTCGACGGCACGCCGGATGCGCGCGACAGCCTCGTACATTCCCTTCATTCTAAACGGGCTTTCAAGGGAGCTTATGCGGGGATTCAGGTATTCGTGCGCCTCGTGGATGCTCGTGACGCCGCGCGCCGCGAGCAGTCCCGCCATGGTCTCGTCGATCGAGAAAAACTCCGAAAACGAGCGGACAAGCTCCGGGTCCGGGTCCGTGTAGCGCCAGTGGTCTTTCATCGCGAAGGGGGGATCAGCGCCGCTCGGCGCCGCCGGACGAGGCGGCCTTTTTCGCCAGGAAATCGGCCTTGTCGTTATAGTTGCGGGTAACGTGTTCGATCTTGCAGTTCCCGATCAGTTTTTTGAGCCGTACCGCCTCCTCGTAAAGGGGCCGGATATTCTCGTTGTTTACCTTGTACTCGCCCTTGATCTGTTTCACGACCAGCTCGGAATCGGTGCGGATTCTCAGGGCGCGCGCCTTGTAGTACAGGCCGATCTTCATCGCCCGGATTATGGCGGAGTACTCGGCGAAATTGTTGGTGTTTTCGCCGATATAGGCGGAAACCTTGCCCACCTGGCGGTCGTCGCCGTCGCAGATGACGATCCCGATCCCCGAGGGGCCCGGGTTCCCGCGGGACGCGCCGTCCGCGTTTATGACGAGCTGCGACTCGAACGGCACCGCCGAGAGCTCGGCGCCCTCGAAGATATCCCTGAGCAGCGCGTTCTCTTCCTCTTCCGCGCCGGGTAGCTCAGCCGGTGCATCCGCGTCGATATGCGGGCGTTTCTTGAATATCACCTTTTTGCGCACGCGCGCCTTGTCGTGCATGTCCAGGAGCGCGCGCGCGTCTTCGATGATCCTCACCACATCGTCGTTATCAACGTTCGCGATTTCGGCGATCTTCTGGGTCGTCTTGCCCTCCGCGAGGAGCTGCAGGACCTTGTCTATACTTAACAGCATATCCGTGTTTCCTACCTGTAGATGAATCTTCCGCAATTCGTGCAGTTCACGATGCGGTCTTCCCTGGAGGCGTCCTGCGCCACGTGCGCGGGTATCTGCATGCGGCAGCCCCCGCAGGTCTCCCCCTCCACCCGCGCGACGGCGATGCCGTTAGGTGAAAGGGTAAGCTTCTGGAACTTCGCGCGGAACGCCGCGCCCAGCGTGGGCAGAAGCGCGTCGAATTTCCCCTGGTTCTCCGCGATCGTCTTCTCGAACCGCGCGGCGCGCTCCCCGAGCATGGCGATGTCCTTGCCCGACTGGGCGGAAAGTTCCTCGAGATCCCGGGCCGCGGTCACGCGCGCGGCGTTCCTCCCGTCCAGCGTATCCATGAGCCGGATCAAATCCTCTTCCAGCGCGCCCCGCTCCGCGTTGATCGCGGCGACCTCGTGCCCCAGCGCCTCCAGCTCTCTCTCCGTCTTGAGCATGTCCCTTCGCTGGGCGAGTTTTTTCGCCTTGCCGTCCCGGTCCGCGAGATCGAGCTCCTTGCGGCCAATCTCGGTTTTCAACGCCTTGATCTCTTCATCGAGCGCGGCCAGCCCCGCCGTTCCGTCGTCCATGCGCGCGCGCCAGTGACGGATCGACTTCGCGCACTTTTCCATTTCCTCGCGCCCCCGGAGCACCGAGTCCCAGTATCGCTGGAGTTCTGTCATTATCGAGATATCGCTGTTCATAAGAGGGACCCGAACGCGCGGTCATGCGTTCGTGCAACCTATATGGCCTCAAAGCGCGCGTTTTTGTCAAGCAGTCTTGAAGGATGGCCGAAAAAATGTGTCGCGGGAAGGGGTTTATCAAAGAATGAGCATCGCGTCACCGTAGGAAAAAAACCGGTAGCGCATCCGGACGGCCTCCCCGTATGCCGCCCGCACCGTGTCGTATCCCGCGAACGATGACACGAGCATGAGGAGCGTGGAGCCCGGCGTGTGAAAGTTCGTGATAAGCCCGTCCGCGGAGAGCGCGCGCCGGGGCGGGTAGATGAAAATATCTGTCTCCCCCTCCCCCGCCTCGTTCATGCCGTCCCGCAGGCTCGCCTCGAGCACCCGGAGTGAGGTGGTCCCCACCGCGATCACCCGCCTCTTATCCCTTCGCGCGGCGTTGATCCTGCCGGCCGATTCCGCGGATAGCGCATACCGCTCGCGGTGCATTTTATGCTGTGACAGGTCCTCCGTGCGCACGGGCTGGAATGTCCCCCATGAAACGTGCAGCGTGAGGAACACCGTTTCCACGCCGGATGCGCGTAGCGATTCCAGCATCCCGGTCGTAAAATGCAGGCCAGCCGTTGGGGCGGCCACGGCGCCCGTCGCGCGCGCATACACCGTCTGGTAGCGATCGCGGTCTTCGCTCCGCCACGGGCGCCTTATATACGGCGGAAGGGGTATGGCGCCGATGCGCTCGAGCAGCGCGTCGTCGAACTCCCGGCTTGTCTCAACCTCGATGTACTCGCCGGCCCTCCCGCGCACGGTAACCGTGACGCCCGGGTCTCCCTCGCACACCAGCGTCTCCCCCGGCTTCAGGCGCTTCGTCCTGTTCGCGAGCGCGTGCCAGCGAAGCGAATCCAGGCGCGACGCGAGAATGATTTCCACCCGGGCGCCGGTGGCGCGC
This genomic interval carries:
- a CDS encoding zf-HC2 domain-containing protein, whose translation is MNKEHIPFDVLSEMHDHLLTHGEEERVRAHLRVCAECRGEFEGIGRMIAMVSSLYRLHPVGERDLLRASMRRVRRRQRMYALKRFIPTSAVAAVIILALSVDHISMKQEQAPRDLAIRQPREGARQDFPRFEVRELSGAYDSMRTLSMLKRNNARIITVSDSAIEGEMPANGFEEVAREIHRTRYYGGPSVSMSRSAKMGAGKEAADEKRKDKAMEESKMDAPAPEVEKPKGTMVRFRINIQSQ
- a CDS encoding sigma-70 family RNA polymerase sigma factor → MSDSHDIQVLDRVLAGDTEAFAGIIEKYQSMVYRYAYSRVHNRDEASDITQEIFMMVLESLSTFRRESKFSTWFYSIMVNYCRNYRKKAVRYAALSLARGEGEDEFEIQIADERQNPEAEVITNDSLRIVKEELYALPDDYREILILRDIEGMAYNEIEKVLGINLSNVKVRIHRGRELLKKRLGARGVL
- a CDS encoding tyrosine--tRNA ligase; its protein translation is MIKNDIELLVRGAEEIIPLDEFQKKLERSEREQKPLIVKAGFDPTAPDIHLGHAVLLRKMRHFQQMGHTVIFLIGDFTGMIGDPSGRSVTRKPLTREQVLENAETYKRQVYKILDREKTKVVFNSEWCSPMTFTDVLGLTAKYNVARMLERDDFANRHKAGVPITILEFMYPLVQGYDSVALKADIELGGTDQKFNLLVGRDLQREYGQEPQVIMTVPLLVGTDGVQKMSKSLGNYIGINESPREIFGKAMSISDDIMFPYFRLVTDVPMAEVEALEKAVKDASMHPRDAKVRLAKEICAEYYDRDSADRAEAEFNKIFVKKDLPDEIEDFVVPADEIKEGKIWIVKALVLAKLAQSSGEARRLIKGGGVYVDGDKVASEEHGLAMPGEYIVKVGKRRFVRVKGS
- a CDS encoding 2-C-methyl-D-erythritol 2,4-cyclodiphosphate synthase, with the translated sequence MNIRVGIGYDAHAFADNRPLYLGGTLIDFPRGLAGHSDADVLIHAIIDALLGAAGLGDIGHLFPDSSAEFKNIRSTVLLERVSDALTAAGVRILNIDSVVVCESPKIAPHRERMKDALSRSLGGLAVSAIGIKGKTTEGLGFTGRGEGITAHAIALVSLDGADAPPK
- a CDS encoding anti-sigma factor antagonist; the protein is MNIEIKDQDGQVNVVVNGDIEMMTIKEFKEKLLNIGQTVDKDIELDLSNVEYIDSSGIGVLVSLLKLQKKKGKTLKIRKMSSKVMNVLKLSSLSDMFEF
- the recJ gene encoding single-stranded-DNA-specific exonuclease RecJ, with the protein product MKDHWRYTDPDPELVRSFSEFFSIDETMAGLLAARGVTSIHEAHEYLNPRISSLESPFRMKGMYEAVARIRRAVESAETIGIFADSDIDGLTSLAILIRLLEKIGHRVMPPPRRYPAGDDDYGLTREVADGLAAEGVTLLVTLDSGIRDIEEIRYAKSSGMDVIVCDHHEQGGELPDAIIVNPKQKGCPYPFKELAGVGVAFRLCHAVLASYLQRHNRTYLVCAAEGPGVYSTMVRNRIAEETRFHATPGEMAAAGLPPFDEAFVFGSPEEVERIRGLFPGTVVRDLIETERGSRDAAPGAGRGSMDICDSPLAHALALYNAHEYASSSKLAAFLESVTDLVALGTIADIVPLRGENRTLVSAGLEAFSTTTHRGLQVLKNMSWPPGSRDTGKKAPQPLRAKHVAWNIAPLLNTPGRFGQGRLTADFFLETDEARLAAVIADIMKLNEERRVLLTGLCDDFRARVEQGKFLAGESLIFVDEGEIPDGMCGLVASRLADAFGKAVITISGRVRNGLVKGSGRVNGSFNFFERVEPHGALFERLGGHAQAFGFSARPDSLPEIRDRIARSLGGFRESEALRGLHIDAELSLDAVTAKLVRDLALFEPYGHMSEEPLFLTRNVEVDFRSFGGKGTHGKFLFPHNPGIEAVGWGMAERMKEAAGGPIDLVYRLELNEYGGRSNPRMLIVDFDARARP
- a CDS encoding ribonuclease HI family protein; amino-acid sequence: MLLSIDKVLQLLAEGKTTQKIAEIANVDNDDVVRIIEDARALLDMHDKARVRKKVIFKKRPHIDADAPAELPGAEEEENALLRDIFEGAELSAVPFESQLVINADGASRGNPGPSGIGIVICDGDDRQVGKVSAYIGENTNNFAEYSAIIRAMKIGLYYKARALRIRTDSELVVKQIKGEYKVNNENIRPLYEEAVRLKKLIGNCKIEHVTRNYNDKADFLAKKAASSGGAERR
- the queA gene encoding tRNA preQ1(34) S-adenosylmethionine ribosyltransferase-isomerase QueA, which gives rise to MYTLSDFQFDLPDELVAQHPAEAREQSRLFVLRREPPAFEHAGFHELGSYLRPGDVLVFNDARVIPARLFFRRATGARVEIILASRLDSLRWHALANRTKRLKPGETLVCEGDPGVTVTVRGRAGEYIEVETSREFDDALLERIGAIPLPPYIRRPWRSEDRDRYQTVYARATGAVAAPTAGLHFTTGMLESLRASGVETVFLTLHVSWGTFQPVRTEDLSQHKMHRERYALSAESAGRINAARRDKRRVIAVGTTSLRVLEASLRDGMNEAGEGETDIFIYPPRRALSADGLITNFHTPGSTLLMLVSSFAGYDTVRAAYGEAVRMRYRFFSYGDAMLIL